One Aegilops tauschii subsp. strangulata cultivar AL8/78 chromosome 7, Aet v6.0, whole genome shotgun sequence genomic window carries:
- the LOC109745938 gene encoding histone H4: MSGRGKGGKGLGKGGAKRHRKVLRDNIQGITKPAIRRLARRGGVKRISGLIYEETRGVLKIFLENVIRDAVTYTEHARRKTVTAMDVVYALKRQGRTLYGFGG, translated from the coding sequence ATGTCCGGGCGCGGCAAGGGAGGCAAGGGGCTGGGCAAGGGCGGCGCCAAGCGCCACCGGAAGGTCCTCCGCGACAACATCCAgggcatcaccaagccggcgatCCGGAGGCTGGCGAGGAGGGGCGGCGTGAAGCGCATCTCCGGCCTCATCtacgaggagacccgcggcgtCCTCAAGATCTTCCTCGAGAACGTCATCCGCGACGCCGTCACCTACACCGAGCACGCCCGCCGCAAGACCGTCACAGCCATGGACGTCGTCTACGCGCTCAAGCGCCAGGGCCGCACCCTCTACGGCTTCGGAGGCTAG